The following coding sequences are from one Devosia yakushimensis window:
- the rpsR gene encoding 30S ribosomal protein S18, translating into MAIKDLTTAQARRPFQRRRKTCPFSGEGAPKIDYKDVRLLSRYVSERGKIVPSRITAVSAKKQRELAQAIKRARFIGIMPYAVQ; encoded by the coding sequence ATGGCTATCAAAGACCTGACCACTGCCCAGGCCCGCCGTCCGTTCCAGCGCCGCCGCAAGACCTGCCCGTTTTCGGGCGAGGGCGCGCCCAAGATCGACTACAAGGACGTGCGCCTGCTGAGCCGCTATGTTTCCGAGCGCGGCAAGATCGTGCCGAGCCGCATCACCGCCGTTTCGGCCAAGAAGCAGCGCGAACTGGCCCAGGCCATCAAGCGTGCCCGCTTCATCGGCATCATGCCTTACGCTGTCCAATAA
- the purF gene encoding amidophosphoribosyltransferase, with the protein MNHPSDDSFDLNGDTLHEECGVFGILGHNDASTLTALGLHALQHRGQEAAGIVSFDGKQFYTEKRMGLVGDHYTDPALLARLPGAIAIGHTRYSTTGEVALRNVQPLFAELEAGGIAIAHNGNFTNGLTLRRQIIATGAICQSTSDTEVVLHLVARSRHSSTTDRFIDAIRQMEGGYAMLAMTRTKLIAARDPVGIRPLVMGELDGKPIFCSETCALDMIGAKYIRDVENGEVIICEIQPDGSISVDARKQARPAPERPCLFEYVYFARPDSVVAGRNVYSARKRMGINLAKEAPVEADVVVPVPDGGTPAAIGYAQQSGIPFELGIIRNHYVGRTFIEPTQSIRAFGVKLKHSANRAEIEGKRVILVDDSIVRGTTSLKIVQMIRDAGATEVHLRVASPMIFFSDYYGIDTPDPEKLLANQHDNLESMCKFIGADSLAFLSIDGLYDAVGGEPRNPQAPQFTDHYFTGDYPTQLTDLNGRAKNEPKHISLLKEAG; encoded by the coding sequence GTGAACCATCCGAGCGACGATTCTTTCGATCTCAATGGCGACACGCTGCATGAAGAGTGCGGCGTGTTTGGCATTTTGGGGCACAATGATGCCTCGACGCTGACCGCGCTGGGCCTGCATGCCTTGCAGCATCGCGGCCAGGAAGCGGCTGGTATAGTCAGCTTCGACGGCAAGCAGTTCTATACCGAAAAACGCATGGGCCTGGTGGGTGACCATTATACCGACCCGGCACTCTTGGCCCGGCTGCCCGGCGCCATCGCCATCGGCCATACGCGCTATTCGACCACCGGGGAAGTCGCCCTGCGCAATGTGCAGCCGCTGTTTGCCGAGCTCGAGGCGGGCGGGATCGCCATTGCCCATAACGGCAATTTCACCAATGGGCTGACGCTGCGCCGGCAGATCATCGCTACCGGCGCCATCTGCCAATCCACCTCGGATACCGAAGTGGTGCTGCATCTGGTGGCTCGCTCGCGCCATTCCTCGACGACGGACCGCTTCATCGACGCCATCCGGCAGATGGAAGGCGGCTATGCCATGCTGGCCATGACCCGCACCAAGCTGATCGCCGCGCGCGATCCGGTGGGCATTCGTCCGCTGGTGATGGGCGAACTCGATGGCAAGCCGATTTTCTGCTCGGAAACCTGCGCGCTGGACATGATCGGTGCCAAATATATCCGCGACGTGGAAAATGGCGAAGTCATCATCTGCGAAATCCAGCCGGATGGCTCGATCAGCGTGGATGCACGCAAGCAGGCCCGCCCGGCCCCCGAGCGGCCGTGCCTGTTCGAATATGTCTATTTCGCCCGTCCGGATTCGGTCGTGGCGGGGCGCAACGTCTATTCGGCGCGCAAGCGCATGGGCATCAACCTCGCCAAGGAGGCGCCGGTCGAGGCCGATGTCGTGGTGCCGGTGCCCGATGGCGGCACGCCGGCGGCTATCGGCTATGCCCAGCAGAGCGGTATCCCGTTCGAGCTTGGCATCATCCGCAACCATTATGTGGGCCGCACCTTTATCGAGCCGACCCAGTCGATCCGCGCCTTCGGCGTCAAGCTCAAGCATTCGGCCAATCGCGCCGAAATCGAGGGCAAGCGCGTCATCCTGGTCGACGATTCGATCGTGCGCGGCACGACTTCGCTCAAGATCGTGCAGATGATCCGCGATGCCGGGGCGACCGAGGTGCATCTACGGGTTGCCAGCCCGATGATCTTCTTTTCGGACTATTACGGCATCGACACACCCGACCCGGAAAAGCTCCTCGCCAACCAGCACGACAATCTGGAATCGATGTGCAAATTCATCGGCGCGGATTCGCTGGCGTTCCTGTCCATTGACGGCCTCTACGACGCCGTGGGCGGCGAGCCGCGCAATCCCCAGGCGCCGCAATTCACCGATCATTATTTTACCGGCGACTATCCGACACAGTTGACCGATCTCAATGGCCGCGCCAAGAACGAGCCGAAACATATCTCCCTGCTTAAAGAGGCCGGTTAA
- a CDS encoding acyl carrier protein: MSDVADRVRKIVVEHLNVDAEKVVEKASFIDDLGADSLDQVELVMAFEEEFSVEIPDDAAESIQTFGDAVSFLTKAVG, translated from the coding sequence ATGAGCGATGTCGCTGATCGGGTCCGCAAGATCGTTGTGGAACACCTCAATGTGGATGCCGAGAAAGTGGTCGAAAAGGCCAGCTTCATCGACGATCTGGGCGCTGACTCGCTCGATCAGGTCGAACTGGTGATGGCTTTCGAAGAAGAATTCTCGGTCGAAATTCCTGATGATGCCGCCGAGTCGATCCAGACTTTCGGTGATGCTGTTTCCTTCCTCACCAAGGCCGTCGGCTAA
- the alr gene encoding alanine racemase, translating into MALTSGLGGQLSIDLGALARNWRALDRVSAGALTAAVVKADAYGTGITMASKALHAAGARFFFTATPDEGMAVRAAVPDAHIFVLNGLYPGAANLYVRQNLMPVISSMAMLEEWLAKCVERNEAYPSAFHFDTGMNRLGFRLNEASVVRQQIETLGYAPQMVMSHLACADVPNHEKNRTQLALFSSLLNQFPGIPASLANSAGLMTGRDYHFQMVRPGIALYGGRAVNGRKNPMAAVATLHVPILQVVEARTGESVGYGATYSLSRNSKLAIIAHGYADGFLRSLSGTNSRPGGKVAIRGKVCPVIGRISMDISIVDITELGSDLPSPGEGAEVLGNLIGADDQADAAGTIGYEILTSLRQGRYNRSYVGDGNLPG; encoded by the coding sequence ATGGCGCTGACTTCGGGCCTTGGGGGCCAACTGAGCATTGATCTGGGCGCATTGGCCCGCAACTGGCGTGCGCTGGACCGCGTGAGCGCCGGCGCGCTGACGGCCGCGGTGGTGAAGGCCGATGCCTATGGCACCGGCATCACCATGGCCAGCAAGGCCCTGCATGCCGCCGGGGCGCGATTCTTCTTCACGGCAACGCCCGATGAGGGCATGGCCGTGCGCGCGGCTGTACCCGACGCCCATATCTTCGTGCTCAACGGGCTCTATCCGGGCGCTGCCAATCTCTATGTGCGGCAGAACCTGATGCCGGTCATTTCCTCGATGGCCATGCTCGAGGAATGGCTGGCCAAATGCGTCGAGCGCAACGAGGCCTATCCCTCCGCCTTCCATTTCGATACCGGCATGAACCGGCTGGGCTTCCGGCTCAATGAAGCAAGCGTGGTGCGCCAGCAGATCGAGACGCTCGGCTATGCGCCGCAAATGGTGATGAGCCATCTCGCCTGCGCCGATGTGCCCAACCACGAAAAGAATCGTACGCAACTGGCGCTGTTCAGCTCGCTGCTCAACCAATTCCCCGGCATTCCCGCTTCGCTCGCCAATTCGGCCGGGCTGATGACGGGGCGCGATTATCATTTCCAGATGGTGCGGCCCGGCATTGCGCTTTATGGCGGCCGCGCCGTCAATGGCCGCAAGAACCCGATGGCGGCCGTTGCGACCCTGCATGTGCCGATCCTGCAAGTGGTTGAGGCCCGCACCGGCGAGAGCGTGGGCTATGGCGCAACCTATTCGCTGTCGCGCAACAGCAAGCTGGCCATTATCGCGCATGGCTATGCCGATGGCTTCCTGCGCTCGCTATCGGGCACCAATTCGCGGCCCGGCGGCAAGGTGGCCATTCGCGGCAAGGTATGCCCGGTGATCGGACGGATTTCGATGGATATCTCCATCGTGGATATTACCGAGCTCGGCTCGGACCTGCCCTCTCCCGGGGAAGGTGCCGAAGTGCTGGGCAATCTGATCGGGGCAGACGACCAGGCTGATGCCGCTGGCACTATCGGCTACGAAATCCTCACCTCGCTCCGGCAGGGCCGCTACAATCGAAGCTATGTCGGGGACGGAAACCTGCCGGGCTAG
- the rpsF gene encoding 30S ribosomal protein S6: MALYEHIFLARQDVSQQQVEELTTALTEILASGGGKVTKNEYWGLKGLSYRIRKNRKAHYTLMNIDAPAPAVAEMERQMRINEDILRFMTVRVDELEEGPSAMMQKRDRDDRDGTRPDRGGERGGFAGGERRPRRF, translated from the coding sequence ATGGCCCTTTACGAGCATATCTTCCTGGCGCGCCAGGACGTATCGCAGCAGCAGGTCGAAGAACTGACCACTGCTCTGACCGAAATCCTCGCTTCTGGCGGCGGCAAGGTCACCAAGAACGAATATTGGGGCCTCAAGGGTCTCTCCTACCGCATCCGCAAGAACCGCAAGGCTCACTATACGCTGATGAACATCGACGCTCCGGCTCCCGCCGTTGCCGAAATGGAACGCCAGATGCGCATCAATGAAGACATCCTGCGCTTCATGACCGTGCGCGTCGACGAGCTGGAAGAAGGCCCGTCCGCCATGATGCAGAAGCGCGATCGCGACGACCGTGACGGCACCCGTCCGGATCGTGGTGGTGAGCGCGGTGGCTTTGCCGGCGGCGAACGCCGTCCCCGCCGTTTCTAA
- the rplI gene encoding 50S ribosomal protein L9 yields the protein MKVILLERIGRTGTIGDEVSVKDGFARNFLLPQGKALRATAANRQKFEAERAHIEQRNEDRRKSAAGIAEGLDGKVVVIIRQAGETGQLYGSVASRDIVEALANDGFTVQRSQVDLADPIKSVGVHTVPLNLHAEVAVSISVNVARSEDEAARQSAGEDVTVTQYDADEEGDFAAGQKDAAQDDRFDDEV from the coding sequence ATGAAAGTTATTCTGCTCGAGCGCATTGGCCGCACCGGCACCATCGGCGACGAAGTCAGCGTGAAGGACGGCTTTGCCCGTAACTTCCTGCTGCCGCAGGGCAAGGCGCTGCGCGCCACTGCCGCCAATCGCCAGAAGTTCGAGGCCGAGCGCGCCCATATCGAACAGCGCAATGAAGACCGCCGCAAGTCGGCTGCCGGCATTGCCGAAGGTCTTGACGGCAAGGTCGTCGTGATCATCCGCCAGGCCGGCGAAACCGGCCAGCTCTACGGTTCGGTCGCTTCGCGCGACATCGTCGAGGCCCTGGCCAATGACGGCTTCACCGTGCAGCGTTCGCAGGTCGACCTGGCCGACCCGATCAAGTCGGTTGGCGTGCATACCGTGCCGCTGAACCTGCATGCCGAAGTTGCCGTGTCGATCTCGGTCAACGTCGCCCGTTCGGAAGACGAAGCGGCCCGCCAGAGCGCTGGTGAAGACGTGACCGTCACCCAGTACGATGCCGACGAAGAAGGCGACTTCGCCGCCGGCCAGAAGGACGCTGCCCAGGACGACCGTTTCGACGACGAAGTCTAA
- the fabG gene encoding 3-oxoacyl-[acyl-carrier-protein] reductase — translation MFDLTGKRALVTGASGGIGREIAKALAEAGATVALSGTRVGALEDVAKEIGKDSPVLPCNLSQLDDVDKLVPAAEAAMGGIDILVNNAGMTRDNLFMRMKNEEWDEVLAVNLTAAFHLTRAVLRGMMKQRFGRIIGISSVVGVTGNPGQGNYAASKAGLIGMNKALAHEVASRGITVNSIAPGFIASAMTDELNDKQREAILGTIPAARLGTAQEIAGCAVFLASDAAAYITGHTLNVNGGMAMI, via the coding sequence ATGTTTGATTTGACTGGTAAGCGCGCCCTCGTGACCGGCGCCAGCGGCGGCATCGGCCGCGAGATCGCCAAGGCCCTGGCCGAGGCCGGCGCCACTGTCGCCCTCAGCGGCACCCGGGTCGGTGCGCTCGAAGACGTGGCCAAGGAGATCGGCAAGGACAGCCCGGTTCTGCCCTGCAATCTCTCCCAGCTCGACGATGTCGATAAGCTGGTGCCTGCGGCGGAAGCGGCCATGGGTGGCATCGATATCCTGGTCAACAATGCCGGCATGACGCGCGACAATCTCTTCATGCGCATGAAGAATGAAGAATGGGACGAGGTGCTGGCGGTCAATCTCACCGCTGCCTTCCACCTGACCCGCGCCGTGCTGCGCGGAATGATGAAGCAGCGCTTCGGCCGCATCATCGGCATTTCCTCGGTCGTCGGTGTCACCGGCAATCCGGGGCAGGGCAATTATGCCGCCTCCAAGGCTGGCCTGATCGGCATGAACAAGGCGCTGGCCCATGAAGTGGCCTCGCGCGGGATCACGGTCAACTCCATCGCCCCCGGTTTCATCGCTTCGGCCATGACCGATGAGCTCAACGACAAGCAGCGCGAGGCCATTCTGGGGACGATTCCGGCGGCCCGTTTGGGTACTGCACAGGAAATCGCAGGCTGCGCCGTCTTCCTTGCGAGCGACGCTGCCGCCTATATCACCGGCCATACGTTGAACGTAAATGGCGGCATGGCGATGATCTGA
- the radA gene encoding DNA repair protein RadA yields MAKSRSSFICQACGAVSTRWQGRCDSCGEWNSIVEELTDSGVGAGPKSAKANGKPTNLVPLSGETESAARVVTGIAELDRVTGGGFVMGSALLVGGDPGIGKSTLLLQSAAALANRGKRVVYVSGEEAVAQVRLRAQRLGLGEAEVLLAAETNVEIILATLENGPAPDLVIIDSIQTLWTDRVDSAPGTVTQVRTSAQALTRFAKKSGAAVVLVGHVTKDGQIAGPRVVEHMVDAVLYFEGDTSHTFRILRGVKNRYGATDEIGVFAMTELGLEQVANPSALFLDQRDEGAAGSAVFAGMEGTRPLLIEIQALVAPSPLGTPRRAVVGWDSSRLSMVLAVLETRCGVRIGANDIYLNVAGGLKINEPAADLAVAAALISSLTGSPLPKDSVYFGEISLAGGVRPVAHGSLRLREAGKLGFKAVSTGRLGNADRNSGLEVSEFTALADLVGRIAANGKPRTDEPEQW; encoded by the coding sequence TTGGCCAAGTCCCGTTCCTCGTTCATCTGCCAGGCCTGTGGTGCCGTTTCGACCCGGTGGCAGGGGCGCTGCGATTCCTGCGGCGAATGGAACAGCATTGTCGAGGAGCTGACCGATAGCGGCGTCGGCGCCGGTCCCAAATCGGCCAAGGCCAATGGCAAGCCGACCAATCTGGTGCCGCTATCGGGGGAAACCGAAAGCGCCGCGCGCGTCGTCACCGGCATTGCCGAACTGGACCGGGTGACCGGTGGCGGTTTCGTCATGGGCTCGGCGCTGCTGGTGGGTGGCGATCCCGGCATCGGCAAATCGACGCTCCTGCTGCAATCGGCGGCGGCACTGGCCAATAGGGGCAAGCGTGTCGTCTATGTCTCGGGTGAAGAAGCGGTGGCGCAGGTGCGGCTGCGGGCGCAGCGGCTGGGCCTGGGCGAGGCCGAAGTGCTGCTGGCGGCCGAAACCAATGTCGAAATCATCCTGGCGACGCTAGAAAATGGCCCCGCCCCCGATCTTGTCATCATCGATTCGATCCAGACGCTGTGGACCGACCGCGTCGATAGCGCACCGGGCACCGTAACCCAGGTGCGGACCTCGGCGCAGGCGCTCACCCGCTTTGCCAAGAAAAGCGGCGCGGCGGTGGTGCTGGTCGGCCATGTCACCAAGGATGGGCAGATTGCCGGCCCGCGTGTCGTCGAGCACATGGTCGATGCCGTGCTCTATTTCGAGGGTGACACCAGCCACACATTCCGCATTCTGCGCGGCGTCAAGAATCGCTACGGCGCCACCGACGAAATCGGCGTCTTCGCCATGACCGAACTGGGGCTGGAGCAGGTCGCCAACCCCTCGGCGCTCTTTCTCGATCAGCGCGACGAAGGCGCGGCGGGTTCGGCCGTTTTTGCCGGCATGGAGGGCACGCGCCCCCTGCTGATCGAAATCCAGGCGCTGGTGGCGCCCTCCCCGCTCGGCACGCCGCGCCGGGCTGTAGTGGGCTGGGACAGCTCGCGCCTCTCCATGGTGCTGGCGGTGCTCGAGACGCGGTGCGGGGTCCGCATCGGCGCCAACGATATCTATCTCAATGTGGCGGGTGGGCTGAAGATCAACGAGCCCGCGGCCGACTTGGCGGTGGCCGCGGCGCTTATCTCATCGCTGACCGGTTCTCCGCTGCCCAAGGATTCGGTTTATTTCGGCGAAATTTCATTGGCCGGCGGAGTACGCCCGGTTGCCCATGGCTCGCTCAGGTTGCGCGAAGCGGGCAAGCTGGGCTTCAAGGCAGTCTCGACCGGCCGACTTGGCAATGCGGACCGCAATAGTGGGCTCGAGGTTTCCGAATTTACCGCATTGGCGGACCTGGTGGGCCGTATTGCGGCCAATGGCAAGCCGCGCACGGACGAGCCGGAGCAGTGGTAG
- a CDS encoding CvpA family protein, translated as MLTAFDVGVGVLVLISAILATARGLTREVLSLATWAGSAAIAIYMWQYHPEIARQYIAEQIVADIATVVVTFIVALIVLHLLTMRIADFVVDSRVGPIDRTLGFAFGVLRGILIAIVITIFGTWLLPNNLPPWAAQSQSLPHLQNMGNTLISMLPEGLEQQVTEILKGGTGLTEDPESAPAPVDEGTDATEDGSIPSTEPAVPPAPVAPGA; from the coding sequence ATGCTGACAGCGTTCGACGTTGGTGTTGGTGTGCTGGTGCTGATTTCGGCAATTCTGGCCACCGCGCGGGGCCTGACCCGCGAAGTCCTGTCGCTGGCGACCTGGGCCGGTTCGGCCGCCATCGCCATCTATATGTGGCAGTACCATCCCGAAATCGCCCGGCAATATATTGCCGAGCAGATCGTTGCCGATATCGCCACGGTAGTCGTCACTTTCATCGTCGCGCTGATCGTGCTGCATCTTCTGACCATGCGTATCGCCGATTTCGTGGTCGACAGCCGCGTTGGCCCGATCGACCGTACTTTGGGTTTTGCCTTCGGCGTGCTGCGCGGCATCCTGATCGCCATTGTCATCACCATTTTCGGCACCTGGCTGCTGCCCAACAATCTGCCGCCCTGGGCCGCACAGTCGCAATCGCTGCCGCATCTGCAAAATATGGGCAACACGCTGATTTCCATGCTGCCCGAAGGGCTTGAGCAGCAGGTCACCGAGATTCTCAAGGGCGGCACGGGGCTGACCGAGGATCCCGAGTCGGCGCCTGCGCCGGTGGATGAGGGCACGGATGCGACCGAAGATGGCAGCATTCCGTCGACTGAGCCGGCCGTTCCGCCTGCTCCTGTTGCGCCCGGCGCGTGA
- the fabD gene encoding ACP S-malonyltransferase codes for MTKRAFTFPGQGSQVVGMGKDLAAAYPEARAVFQEVDEALNQRLSAIMFEGPDDILRLTENAQPALMAVSLAVVRVLESKGIKLADHAAYVAGHSLGEYSALCAAGTFSLSDTARLLKTRGQAMQKAVPVGHGAMAALLGLDFETARAVAEEAAQGEVCDLANDNAPGQVVVSGNIAAVERAVEIAKAKGAKRALLLPVSAPFHCSLMQPAAEAMESALAEVEMRAPVVPVVANVLAAPISDPAEIRRRLVEQVTGDVKWSESVTWLTTEAGVTHLHELGTGKVLTGLAKRINAEAIANAVGTPADIDAFVAELTA; via the coding sequence ATGACCAAGCGCGCTTTCACATTTCCCGGCCAGGGCAGCCAGGTCGTCGGCATGGGCAAGGATCTTGCAGCCGCCTATCCCGAAGCCCGTGCCGTATTTCAGGAAGTCGACGAGGCACTCAATCAGCGTCTTTCGGCCATCATGTTCGAAGGCCCTGACGATATCTTGCGTCTCACTGAGAACGCCCAGCCGGCTTTGATGGCGGTCAGCCTCGCCGTTGTTCGCGTTCTCGAATCCAAAGGCATCAAGCTCGCCGACCACGCGGCCTATGTCGCCGGTCACTCGCTTGGCGAATATTCCGCGCTTTGCGCCGCCGGCACATTCTCGCTGTCCGACACCGCCCGCCTGCTCAAGACGCGCGGCCAGGCCATGCAGAAGGCCGTCCCCGTCGGGCACGGCGCCATGGCCGCGCTGCTGGGCCTCGATTTCGAAACCGCCCGCGCCGTTGCCGAAGAAGCTGCGCAGGGCGAGGTCTGCGATCTCGCCAATGACAATGCTCCCGGTCAGGTCGTCGTCTCCGGCAATATCGCCGCGGTGGAACGCGCCGTGGAAATCGCCAAGGCAAAGGGCGCCAAGCGCGCTCTGCTGTTGCCCGTCAGCGCGCCCTTCCATTGCTCGCTGATGCAGCCCGCCGCCGAGGCCATGGAAAGCGCCCTGGCCGAGGTCGAAATGCGCGCGCCCGTCGTGCCCGTGGTCGCCAATGTGCTGGCCGCCCCGATTTCTGATCCCGCCGAAATCCGCCGCCGCCTGGTCGAGCAGGTCACCGGCGACGTCAAATGGTCCGAAAGCGTCACCTGGCTCACCACCGAGGCTGGCGTGACCCATCTGCATGAACTGGGCACTGGCAAGGTTCTGACCGGCCTTGCCAAGCGCATCAATGCCGAAGCCATCGCCAACGCGGTCGGTACTCCGGCCGATATCGACGCTTTCGTCGCTGAACTCACTGCCTGA
- a CDS encoding VOC family protein encodes MLTDHRAYATIPAADMARAKTWYRDKLGLTPAMEDDMGCMYKVGGGTSFLLYPTPNAGKAPNTLLSFTTDDVEAEVRDLRQHGVMFEDYDMPGLKTVDGIATMGKFHAAWFKDSEGNILAVGDEPN; translated from the coding sequence ATGCTCACAGATCATCGTGCCTACGCAACCATCCCAGCTGCAGACATGGCGCGCGCAAAGACCTGGTATCGCGACAAACTCGGCCTCACCCCGGCAATGGAAGATGACATGGGGTGCATGTACAAGGTCGGCGGCGGCACCAGCTTCCTGCTTTACCCCACGCCCAATGCCGGCAAGGCGCCCAATACCCTGCTGTCCTTCACCACCGACGACGTGGAAGCCGAAGTGCGCGACCTGCGCCAGCATGGCGTCATGTTCGAAGATTACGACATGCCCGGCCTCAAGACGGTCGATGGCATTGCGACGATGGGCAAATTCCACGCCGCCTGGTTCAAGGATTCGGAAGGCAATATCCTGGCTGTCGGCGACGAACCCAACTAG
- a CDS encoding replicative DNA helicase: MAEIARLHTPEEKSFRLAPHNVEAEQALLGAILLNNDAFYRVSDFLEPEHFYEPIHRDIYELVGKIIRAGKSADPTTIKTHLPDQLLPEMTMAQYLARMAAEATTVINAADYGQAIYDLAIRRSLILVGEEMVSEAYESDVEMTPVKQIEKVEGALFQLAEKGRYDGGFQSFGTALQASIRMAGEAYQRDGGLSGIATALDDLDRQMGGLQRSDLIILAGRPAMGKTSLVTNIAFNVAKAWKSEVQPDGHAKTVNGGVVGFFSLEMSSEQLATRILAEQAEISSSDIRRGKIHDSQFTKLVDVSNMMAQMPLYIDDTGGISVAQLAARARRLKRQKGLDFMIVDYLQLLSGSSKASSQNRVQELTEITTTLKALAKELEVPIIALSQLSRQVEARDDKHPQLADLRESGSIEQDADVVLFVYREEYYLKNKEPKEGTPEHMTWQSEMEKVHGKAEVIIAKQRHGPTGTVQLSFEAQYTRFGNLARADYLPERME; the protein is encoded by the coding sequence TTGGCAGAGATAGCGCGGCTGCATACGCCAGAGGAGAAATCCTTCCGTCTCGCTCCGCACAATGTGGAGGCTGAGCAGGCCCTGCTGGGCGCCATTCTGCTCAACAATGACGCCTTCTATCGTGTGTCGGACTTTCTCGAGCCCGAGCATTTCTACGAGCCTATCCACCGCGACATCTATGAGCTGGTAGGCAAGATCATCCGCGCCGGCAAATCGGCCGACCCCACCACCATCAAGACCCACCTGCCCGACCAGTTGCTGCCTGAGATGACCATGGCGCAATATCTGGCGCGCATGGCGGCTGAGGCCACCACCGTCATCAACGCGGCCGACTACGGGCAGGCCATCTACGATCTCGCCATTCGCCGCAGCCTTATCCTCGTCGGTGAGGAAATGGTGTCGGAAGCCTATGAATCGGATGTCGAAATGACACCGGTCAAGCAGATCGAAAAGGTGGAAGGCGCCCTCTTCCAATTGGCCGAGAAGGGTCGCTATGACGGCGGCTTCCAATCATTCGGCACGGCCCTGCAGGCCTCTATCCGCATGGCCGGCGAAGCCTATCAGCGCGATGGGGGCCTGTCGGGCATTGCAACGGCCCTGGACGATCTCGACCGGCAGATGGGCGGGCTGCAACGCAGCGACTTGATCATCCTGGCCGGACGCCCCGCCATGGGCAAGACATCGCTGGTGACCAATATCGCCTTCAACGTCGCCAAGGCGTGGAAGAGCGAGGTGCAACCCGATGGCCATGCAAAGACGGTCAATGGCGGCGTGGTTGGCTTTTTCAGTCTCGAAATGAGCTCGGAACAGCTCGCGACGCGTATCCTGGCCGAGCAGGCCGAAATTTCCTCCTCCGACATCAGGCGCGGCAAGATCCACGACAGCCAATTCACCAAGCTGGTTGATGTCTCCAATATGATGGCGCAGATGCCACTTTATATCGACGACACCGGCGGCATCTCGGTGGCGCAGCTGGCGGCCCGGGCGCGGCGGCTCAAGCGGCAGAAGGGTCTCGATTTCATGATCGTGGACTATCTGCAGCTCCTGTCCGGCTCCTCCAAGGCCTCCAGCCAGAATCGCGTGCAGGAACTGACCGAGATCACCACCACGCTCAAGGCGCTGGCCAAGGAGCTGGAAGTGCCGATCATCGCCCTCTCGCAGCTATCGCGACAGGTGGAAGCGCGCGATGACAAGCATCCACAGCTGGCGGATTTGCGCGAATCGGGCTCTATCGAGCAGGACGCTGACGTGGTGTTGTTCGTGTATCGCGAAGAATACTACCTCAAGAACAAAGAGCCCAAAGAAGGCACGCCGGAACACATGACCTGGCAGAGCGAAATGGAAAAAGTGCACGGCAAGGCCGAAGTCATCATCGCCAAGCAACGTCATGGTCCTACTGGTACAGTGCAATTAAGCTTTGAGGCGCAATATACCCGCTTCGGCAATCTGGCTCGGGCCGATTATCTTCCCGAGCGCATGGAATAG
- a CDS encoding SDR family NAD(P)-dependent oxidoreductase: MAVSNDLAGKVILVTGASRGIGYASAIEAARRGAHVVAVARTVGGLEELDDEIQDLGSSTTLVPLDLRDGDAIDRLGAAIFERWGALDGLVANAGQLGVLSPLPHVSPEDFEKVMAVNVTANYRLLRSCDLLLRQADAGRAVFVSSSSARSARPYWGLYAASKAAVDAMVKSYAGEVEQTKVRVNVFYPGAVRTAMRAKAMPGEDPATLPAPADIAPKLVDLLSPALKQNGKLFDMSTGAFEEI, translated from the coding sequence ATGGCTGTATCCAATGACCTTGCCGGCAAGGTCATCCTCGTCACCGGTGCCTCGCGTGGCATCGGCTATGCAAGCGCCATCGAAGCGGCCCGGCGCGGCGCCCATGTGGTTGCGGTCGCCCGCACCGTGGGGGGCCTGGAAGAGCTGGACGACGAAATCCAGGACCTGGGCTCATCGACCACCCTGGTTCCGCTCGACCTGCGCGATGGCGACGCCATCGACCGGCTCGGCGCTGCCATTTTCGAGCGTTGGGGCGCGCTGGACGGGCTCGTCGCCAATGCTGGCCAACTCGGCGTACTGAGTCCCCTGCCCCATGTGTCGCCGGAAGATTTCGAGAAGGTGATGGCGGTCAATGTGACGGCCAATTACCGTCTGTTGCGCTCCTGCGATCTGTTGCTGCGGCAGGCCGATGCCGGGCGCGCGGTTTTCGTTTCGTCTTCGTCGGCCCGTTCCGCGCGGCCCTATTGGGGCCTTTATGCAGCCAGCAAGGCGGCCGTGGACGCCATGGTCAAATCCTATGCCGGCGAGGTCGAGCAGACCAAGGTTCGGGTCAATGTGTTCTATCCCGGCGCCGTGCGCACGGCGATGCGAGCCAAGGCCATGCCGGGCGAAGATCCGGCAACGCTGCCCGCACCCGCCGATATCGCGCCCAAGCTGGTTGATCTGCTGAGCCCGGCTCTCAAGCAGAATGGCAAGCTGTTCGATATGAGCACCGGCGCCTTCGAGGAGATTTGA